The following proteins are co-located in the Hyalangium minutum genome:
- a CDS encoding response regulator, whose translation MSASSPLFGDLLLKLGIVTPSQVQEALALQALTGQRVGEALISLGYVTREQIQDALGEALGLTSEKVASHPPLGELLVGMKYITLAQLEEALAFQRKDGRKLGEILVEMGYCTYKQIYEALSLQGRISGRQEPPRPATEGKHRVMVVDDSPLACAFVQEGLETLGYEVLCFDDPYKALEQVGRVQPAIVLTDLDMPGIDGVELCRRLKDGPARQVPVIILTANDGETERVQGLRAGADDYVNKSASMNELSARIENVMRRTGETERVRKLFARYTSDAVVEEILKSPDTVVLTGEKRVVTVLFADIRNFTGLAESLPPEQVVGVLNQVLGRLSDAVLTCGGTLDKFLGDGLMAVWGAPVHRSDDALRALQASKMMMVAMQELRAEAEAEWIADARSGQPLVLELGIGINSGEVVAGNIGGAMRTEYTCIGDAVNVASRLCALAGAGEILVGERTRFLVQGREMAFEDLPPVRLKGKQQPVPLYRAL comes from the coding sequence ATGAGCGCCTCCAGTCCCCTCTTCGGCGACCTCCTGCTCAAGCTGGGCATCGTCACGCCCAGTCAGGTCCAGGAAGCGCTCGCGCTGCAAGCCCTCACCGGCCAGCGCGTGGGCGAGGCCCTCATCTCCCTGGGCTATGTCACCCGAGAGCAAATCCAGGACGCGCTCGGCGAGGCGCTCGGGCTCACCAGTGAGAAGGTGGCCTCGCACCCGCCGCTGGGCGAGCTGCTGGTGGGGATGAAGTACATCACCCTGGCCCAGCTCGAAGAGGCGCTGGCCTTCCAACGCAAGGATGGGCGCAAGCTCGGCGAAATCCTCGTCGAGATGGGGTACTGCACCTACAAGCAAATCTACGAGGCGCTCAGCCTGCAGGGCCGCATCTCCGGCCGCCAAGAGCCGCCCCGCCCCGCCACCGAAGGCAAGCACCGCGTCATGGTGGTGGATGACAGCCCGCTGGCGTGCGCCTTCGTGCAGGAGGGGCTGGAGACGCTGGGCTACGAGGTGCTCTGCTTCGACGACCCGTACAAGGCGCTGGAGCAGGTGGGCCGGGTGCAGCCGGCCATCGTCCTGACGGATCTGGACATGCCGGGCATCGACGGGGTGGAGCTGTGCCGGCGGCTGAAGGACGGCCCGGCGCGGCAAGTGCCCGTCATCATCCTCACGGCCAATGACGGAGAGACGGAGCGCGTGCAGGGCCTGCGCGCGGGCGCGGACGACTACGTGAACAAGTCCGCCTCCATGAACGAGCTGTCGGCGCGCATCGAGAACGTGATGCGCCGCACGGGCGAGACGGAGCGCGTGCGCAAGCTGTTCGCGCGCTACACCTCGGACGCGGTGGTGGAGGAGATTCTCAAGAGCCCGGACACGGTGGTGCTCACGGGCGAGAAGCGCGTCGTCACCGTGCTCTTCGCGGACATCCGCAACTTCACCGGGCTGGCGGAGAGCCTGCCTCCCGAGCAGGTGGTGGGTGTGCTCAACCAGGTGCTCGGGCGGCTGTCGGACGCGGTGCTCACGTGCGGCGGCACGCTGGACAAGTTCCTCGGGGACGGGCTGATGGCGGTGTGGGGCGCGCCGGTGCACCGCTCCGATGATGCGCTGCGGGCGCTGCAGGCCTCCAAGATGATGATGGTGGCCATGCAGGAGCTGCGCGCGGAGGCCGAGGCCGAGTGGATTGCGGATGCGCGCAGTGGGCAGCCGCTGGTGTTGGAGCTGGGCATTGGCATCAACTCGGGCGAGGTGGTGGCCGGCAACATTGGCGGCGCCATGCGCACCGAGTACACCTGCATTGGCGACGCGGTGAATGTGGCCTCGCGCCTGTGCGCCCTGGCGGGGGCGGGAGAGATTCTGGTGGGTGAGCGCACCCGCTTCCTCGTCCAGGGCCGGGAGATGGCGTTCGAGGACCTGCCGCCGGTGCGGCTCAAGGGCAAGCAGCAGCCCGTGCCGCTCTACCGCGCCTTGTAA
- a CDS encoding class I SAM-dependent methyltransferase: MTPPERRTRGRTSRSRLRALDAYLFQCERPLLERQDEAWRDAAFLDVGFGEHPWTTLESATLFRELNPHLPVIGVEADEGRASAAARHEEARTRFVHGGFDWASTVGQPARLVRAMNILRQYRAEDVEAAHTELGRALLPGGLVVEGSTDVQGGITAVHLLRRTPEGLSREALLFHTDFHQGFAPLLFRDWLPRDLRRRVQPDEPIHDFFTEWTEAWKKARELGAWEPRSAFQESARQLAASSVSVSTDPWLLERGYLRWQPSGGVPRPR; the protein is encoded by the coding sequence ATGACGCCCCCGGAACGACGCACGCGCGGGCGCACCTCTCGCTCCCGGCTCAGGGCTCTGGACGCCTACCTGTTCCAGTGCGAGCGCCCGCTGCTGGAGCGTCAGGACGAGGCCTGGCGCGACGCGGCCTTCCTGGACGTGGGCTTCGGCGAGCACCCATGGACGACTCTGGAGAGCGCCACCCTGTTCCGGGAGCTGAACCCTCACCTGCCTGTCATCGGCGTGGAGGCGGATGAAGGCAGGGCCTCCGCGGCAGCTCGCCACGAGGAAGCACGGACCCGCTTCGTCCACGGGGGCTTCGACTGGGCCTCCACAGTAGGACAGCCCGCACGGCTCGTGCGCGCCATGAACATCCTGCGCCAGTACCGCGCCGAAGATGTGGAGGCCGCGCACACGGAGCTGGGCCGGGCGCTGCTGCCCGGAGGCCTCGTCGTGGAGGGCAGCACGGACGTGCAGGGCGGAATCACCGCGGTGCACTTGCTGCGGCGCACCCCCGAGGGTCTCTCCCGCGAGGCGCTCCTCTTCCACACGGACTTCCACCAGGGCTTTGCCCCGCTGCTCTTCCGCGACTGGCTGCCCAGGGACTTGCGCCGCCGCGTCCAGCCGGATGAACCCATCCACGACTTCTTCACCGAATGGACAGAGGCTTGGAAGAAGGCGCGCGAACTCGGCGCATGGGAGCCCCGGAGCGCCTTCCAGGAGAGCGCAAGGCAACTGGCCGCGTCCTCCGTCAGCGTGAGCACGGACCCGTGGCTGCTGGAGCGCGGCTACCTGCGGTGGCAGCCCTCCGGCGGAGTACCCCGCCCCCGCTGA
- a CDS encoding SCO family protein has translation MSAETPASAPAPAAPIPLLRHPALWLGVAVMALGMAVLAAGFLRARSQPLPQLGTLPAFSFTRQDGSAWGSAQLKGHPYVANFIFTRCPTVCPAFTRRMAHIQKETDAFGPGLQLVSFSVDPAYDTPARLAEYAQKHGANAARWSFLTGDYAAIKDTVVNSFKIYMDRQSLDEADVMGIFHGDHFVLVDGMGEIRGYYESRDEEAFQRLLRDAARLARENG, from the coding sequence ATGTCCGCTGAGACTCCTGCCTCCGCTCCCGCTCCCGCCGCCCCGATTCCGCTCCTCCGCCACCCCGCGCTCTGGCTCGGAGTGGCCGTCATGGCGCTGGGGATGGCCGTGCTCGCCGCAGGCTTCCTGCGCGCCCGCTCCCAGCCGCTGCCCCAGCTCGGCACCCTGCCCGCGTTCTCCTTCACCCGGCAGGACGGCTCCGCGTGGGGCTCGGCCCAGCTCAAGGGCCACCCCTACGTCGCCAATTTCATCTTCACCCGCTGCCCCACCGTCTGCCCCGCCTTCACCCGGAGGATGGCCCACATCCAGAAGGAGACGGACGCGTTCGGGCCCGGCCTGCAGTTGGTGTCCTTCTCGGTGGACCCCGCCTATGACACCCCGGCGCGCCTGGCCGAGTACGCCCAGAAGCATGGCGCCAACGCCGCTCGCTGGAGCTTCCTCACCGGCGACTACGCCGCCATCAAGGACACCGTCGTCAACAGCTTCAAGATCTACATGGACCGCCAGTCCCTGGATGAGGCCGACGTGATGGGCATCTTCCACGGCGACCACTTCGTGCTCGTGGACGGCATGGGGGAGATCCGCGGCTACTACGAGAGCCGTGACGAGGAGGCTTTCCAGCGGCTCCTGCGTGACGCGGCGCGGTTGGCCCGCGAGAACGGCTAA
- a CDS encoding type II secretion system protein GspG, translated as MTEETTRARRRTPLGLFLGMGAGLCLVVMLVSLHFRRRDDVSWVRIHEDFAVINAALKRYQADKGSLPQGDSLEFLVPDYAPSVPADPWGRPYIFLNNGKEPLLVTFGQDGERGGQGIEQDHNQFDGHGH; from the coding sequence ATGACCGAAGAGACGACTCGCGCGCGCCGCCGTACCCCCCTGGGCCTCTTCCTGGGGATGGGGGCGGGGCTGTGCCTGGTGGTGATGTTGGTGTCGTTGCACTTCCGGCGCCGGGACGACGTCAGTTGGGTGCGCATCCATGAGGACTTCGCGGTGATCAACGCCGCGCTGAAGCGCTATCAGGCCGACAAGGGTTCCCTGCCCCAAGGGGACTCGCTGGAGTTCCTGGTGCCGGACTATGCGCCCTCGGTGCCGGCGGATCCGTGGGGCCGCCCGTACATCTTCCTGAACAACGGCAAGGAGCCGCTGCTCGTCACCTTTGGCCAGGACGGCGAGCGGGGCGGGCAGGGCATCGAGCAGGACCACAACCAGTTCGACGGCCACGGGCACTGA
- a CDS encoding cytochrome c, producing the protein MSARRTGLGWLPVLVALGVGCSAGAPAPKLEPLKLGDGRTVAAETLERGRDVYAYYCLSCHGSGGDGQGPAAVGMRPPPRNFKQGLFKFGGVAAGELPTDEALKRTVRRGLHGTPMLPWGVPEADVEAVVQYVKTFSPRWQQEAPGQPLEASADPWKGREAEAVERGKRAYHVAGKGNAGCSGCHISYLPKPELEVLVEQVTGRKVDLSKVDPYTQQARDSDYTVAVDDKGEPAQMARVLPPDFLMHRLRTVWPLGTEVEGAEYTPERQREDLYRVIAAGVGGAAMPTWKGAIPEENLWALAYYVQTLVNQRDTAEGRAFKARLRNPAK; encoded by the coding sequence ATGAGCGCGAGACGCACGGGGCTGGGGTGGTTGCCGGTGCTGGTGGCGCTCGGGGTGGGGTGCAGCGCGGGGGCACCGGCGCCGAAGCTCGAGCCGCTGAAGCTGGGCGACGGGCGCACGGTGGCGGCGGAGACGCTGGAGCGCGGGCGGGACGTGTACGCGTACTACTGCCTGTCCTGCCACGGCTCGGGAGGGGATGGGCAGGGGCCGGCGGCGGTGGGGATGCGTCCACCGCCTCGGAACTTCAAGCAGGGGCTGTTCAAGTTTGGCGGAGTGGCGGCGGGTGAGCTGCCCACGGACGAGGCGCTGAAGCGCACGGTGCGGCGAGGGCTGCACGGCACGCCGATGCTGCCGTGGGGTGTGCCGGAGGCGGACGTGGAGGCGGTGGTGCAGTACGTGAAGACGTTCAGCCCGCGCTGGCAGCAGGAGGCGCCGGGGCAGCCGCTGGAGGCGTCGGCGGATCCGTGGAAGGGGCGCGAGGCGGAGGCGGTGGAGCGGGGCAAGCGGGCCTACCACGTGGCGGGGAAGGGGAACGCGGGGTGCTCGGGGTGCCACATCTCGTACTTGCCGAAGCCGGAGCTGGAGGTGCTGGTGGAGCAGGTGACGGGGCGCAAGGTGGACCTGAGCAAGGTGGATCCGTACACGCAGCAGGCGCGGGACTCGGACTACACGGTGGCGGTGGACGACAAGGGCGAGCCCGCGCAGATGGCGAGGGTGTTGCCGCCAGACTTCCTGATGCACCGGCTGCGGACGGTGTGGCCGCTGGGGACGGAGGTGGAGGGAGCGGAGTACACGCCGGAGCGGCAGCGCGAGGACCTGTACCGGGTGATTGCGGCGGGCGTGGGCGGGGCGGCGATGCCGACGTGGAAGGGCGCCATTCCCGAGGAGAACCTGTGGGCGCTCGCGTACTACGTGCAGACGCTGGTGAACCAGCGAGACACGGCCGAGGGCCGCGCGTTCAAAGCGCGCCTGCGCAACCCGGCGAAGTGA
- a CDS encoding universal stress protein, which yields MPIVCITNLSPDSVRAANTAAALAARRKVPLMLYGVPEPESPNGAGASQVVLHGRLELEAERLRAQGVEVHTVMTPKAEEALLGDEECRKAEWCVVAADGWQIPVWRRTPLPERLMQRACAPVLVVRRDEALVDWAHGRRRLVAMVGVDASDEADGSVAFIRALREVGPCDVIATYVCSPAEERTRLGIHSPVRVELLDPVVRGIQALDPYVERVLVREVRERLGEVPGEGNVEIHLEPGYGRRDEHLLHVARKRGVDLVVVGTHQRVGLQRWWHGSVSAGVMRHAEQSVVCVPATFVKPRKLGAPRSVLVPVDFTEASQRAIAQARMLVGVGGRVHLLHVHVRRMGDPDWTDHYGVLPEPPREREEMMRRLQALVPQENDGVRWTLEGVSASEEAQAICQAAEREGVDLVCVGAVGGRMGRVGGVARELMARCHRPVLVVPAPEEAREPLGWGAQGIHNP from the coding sequence ATGCCCATCGTCTGCATCACGAACCTGTCCCCGGATTCGGTGAGAGCAGCCAACACCGCGGCAGCCCTGGCTGCGCGGCGGAAGGTACCGCTGATGTTGTATGGCGTCCCGGAGCCTGAGAGCCCGAACGGAGCGGGCGCCTCGCAGGTGGTCCTGCATGGGCGGCTCGAGCTGGAGGCCGAGCGGCTCCGGGCCCAGGGCGTGGAGGTGCACACGGTGATGACGCCCAAGGCCGAGGAGGCGCTGCTGGGCGACGAGGAGTGCCGCAAGGCCGAGTGGTGCGTGGTGGCCGCCGATGGCTGGCAGATCCCCGTCTGGCGCCGCACCCCGCTGCCCGAGCGGCTGATGCAGCGTGCGTGTGCTCCGGTGCTCGTGGTGCGCCGCGACGAGGCGCTGGTGGACTGGGCCCATGGCCGGCGGCGGCTCGTGGCGATGGTGGGGGTGGACGCGTCGGATGAGGCGGATGGCTCGGTGGCCTTCATCCGGGCGCTGCGCGAGGTGGGGCCGTGCGACGTCATCGCCACGTATGTCTGCAGCCCGGCGGAGGAGCGCACGCGGCTGGGGATTCACAGCCCGGTGCGCGTGGAGTTGCTGGATCCGGTGGTGCGCGGCATCCAGGCGCTGGACCCCTACGTGGAGCGCGTGCTGGTGCGCGAGGTGCGCGAGCGCCTGGGAGAGGTGCCTGGGGAGGGGAACGTGGAGATCCACCTGGAGCCGGGCTACGGGCGGCGGGATGAGCACCTGCTGCACGTGGCGCGGAAGCGCGGGGTGGACCTGGTGGTGGTGGGGACACACCAGCGGGTGGGCCTGCAGCGGTGGTGGCATGGCTCGGTGTCCGCGGGGGTGATGCGGCACGCGGAGCAGTCCGTGGTGTGCGTGCCGGCCACGTTTGTGAAGCCTCGGAAGCTGGGAGCTCCCCGGAGCGTGCTGGTGCCGGTGGACTTCACCGAGGCGAGCCAGCGGGCCATTGCCCAGGCGCGCATGCTGGTGGGCGTGGGGGGGCGGGTGCACCTGCTCCACGTGCACGTGCGCCGGATGGGGGACCCGGACTGGACGGACCACTACGGGGTGCTGCCGGAGCCGCCGCGCGAGCGCGAGGAGATGATGCGCCGGCTCCAGGCGCTGGTGCCGCAGGAGAATGACGGGGTGCGTTGGACCCTCGAGGGGGTGAGTGCGAGCGAGGAGGCGCAGGCCATCTGCCAGGCGGCGGAGCGCGAGGGGGTGGATCTGGTGTGCGTGGGGGCAGTGGGGGGGAGGATGGGCCGGGTGGGCGGGGTGGCGCGGGAGCTGATGGCGCGCTGCCACCGGCCAGTGCTGGTAGTCCCGGCGCCGGAAGAGGCCAGAGAACCCTTGGGGTGGGGCGCTCAGGGCATCCACAACCCGTGA
- a CDS encoding putative ABC transporter permease: MSGGERLGLVGKFIAYGLVGWCIECCFTSVMDLASGAGDLRLKGYSYLWMHPIWGVGLLLGEHLLGLMQRAGLSRVTRAFVAMAVCFTVEYVSGALLVAAIGRCPWDYSVSPWNVNGLIRLDYAPFWLLGGWIYEPLARFIRGIRIFAREPEAEPTPGLWPS, encoded by the coding sequence ATGTCGGGAGGAGAACGGCTGGGGCTGGTGGGGAAGTTCATCGCGTACGGGCTGGTGGGGTGGTGCATCGAGTGCTGCTTCACCTCGGTGATGGATCTGGCCAGCGGCGCGGGAGACTTGAGGCTCAAGGGGTACTCGTACCTGTGGATGCACCCCATCTGGGGAGTGGGGCTGCTGCTGGGCGAGCACCTGTTGGGGCTGATGCAGCGGGCCGGGCTGAGCCGGGTGACACGGGCTTTCGTGGCCATGGCCGTGTGCTTCACGGTGGAGTACGTGTCGGGCGCCCTGCTGGTGGCGGCGATTGGCCGGTGTCCGTGGGACTACTCGGTGTCGCCGTGGAATGTGAATGGGCTGATCCGCCTGGACTATGCGCCCTTCTGGTTGTTGGGTGGGTGGATCTACGAGCCCCTGGCCCGCTTCATCCGGGGGATCCGCATCTTCGCCCGCGAGCCCGAGGCCGAGCCCACGCCCGGACTGTGGCCTTCTTGA
- a CDS encoding cytochrome c oxidase subunit 3, whose product MTPVETPAPAGRTDAGTDWFGAVVALSAWGMLFAALAFSVGYLRMRDPWPLAGMPPLPRILPAVSVGLLGVAAALLHLSGRGAKALPWAGGALGALVASLAVQGLVMSTLWSAGLKLPQGGAYASVVYGLGAVHGAHVVAGGVGLVRELVRGLRGVEVRGALRLWALYGAFLTVTGLILFAAVYLP is encoded by the coding sequence ATGACGCCCGTGGAGACGCCTGCTCCCGCGGGGCGAACAGACGCGGGGACGGACTGGTTCGGAGCCGTGGTGGCGCTGAGCGCGTGGGGGATGCTCTTCGCGGCGCTGGCGTTCTCGGTGGGCTACCTGCGGATGCGGGACCCGTGGCCGCTGGCGGGGATGCCGCCGCTGCCGAGGATTCTCCCGGCAGTGTCGGTGGGGCTGCTCGGGGTGGCGGCAGCGCTGCTGCACCTGAGCGGGCGCGGGGCGAAGGCGCTGCCGTGGGCCGGGGGTGCGCTGGGAGCCTTGGTGGCCTCGCTTGCGGTGCAGGGGCTCGTGATGAGCACGCTGTGGAGTGCGGGGCTGAAGCTGCCGCAGGGTGGGGCGTACGCGTCCGTGGTGTACGGACTGGGCGCGGTGCACGGTGCGCACGTGGTGGCGGGAGGGGTGGGCCTGGTGCGCGAGCTGGTGCGAGGGCTGCGAGGCGTGGAGGTGCGCGGAGCGCTGCGGCTCTGGGCGCTCTATGGAGCTTTCCTGACGGTGACGGGGCTGATCCTCTTCGCGGCGGTGTACCTGCCATGA
- a CDS encoding cytochrome c oxidase subunit I, with amino-acid sequence MKLFSTDHKVVARQFLWAGFGFLLVGGLLAMLIRWQWAFPGRAVPGLGWALPSSGGALTPPAYTGVFTMHGLLMVFFAIAPLLIGALGNFVIPLAVGARGMAFPRVSALSFWVFAVGGVLVLASFGVRLGTASAAWTSYPPLSTHVFTPGVGQTLVMAGVVCAALSSFLGAVNYVVTVVRCRAPGMEWKRLPLTVWGLFFTSVLNLLFIPVVAAATGMLLMDRLAGTRFFLEGAALTPGTGGDPMLYQHLFWLFGHPEVYILILPGWGMIGDMVAFFSRRPAHGYRGTVLAMGVISSLSGLVYAHHLFTSGLSPMLGRAFSTLTMIISLPSTVLFLNWLATLFRGSVRLTAPLLAAVSAMVVFGLGGITGLALGTVATDIPLHGTMWVVGHFHLTMGAASFLAVFAGLYFWFPKMFGRTLHAGLSRAHVLLSAVLFLAVFGGQLMTGYAGQLRRLYDPYQYTFLKHLLELNQWTSFAAFALGLTQLLFVVNLVWTLRKGPAADANPWQVGTLEWTCAPSPPPVDNYPQVPVVVRGPYALSQPEVMDRLGRDWIGQAEVLPGEAAPAAEGEAAQPGPVQSVGGTA; translated from the coding sequence ATGAAGCTCTTCTCCACGGATCATAAGGTGGTGGCGCGGCAGTTCCTCTGGGCGGGGTTCGGGTTCCTGCTGGTGGGCGGGCTGCTGGCGATGCTCATCCGCTGGCAGTGGGCGTTCCCGGGGCGGGCGGTGCCGGGGCTCGGGTGGGCGCTGCCGAGCTCGGGCGGGGCGCTCACGCCGCCGGCGTACACGGGCGTCTTCACCATGCACGGGCTGCTGATGGTGTTCTTCGCCATCGCGCCGCTGTTGATTGGAGCGCTGGGTAACTTCGTCATTCCGCTGGCGGTGGGCGCTCGGGGCATGGCGTTCCCGCGGGTGTCGGCACTGAGCTTCTGGGTGTTCGCGGTGGGCGGGGTGCTGGTGCTGGCCTCGTTCGGGGTGCGGCTGGGGACGGCGAGCGCGGCGTGGACGAGCTACCCGCCGCTGTCCACGCACGTGTTCACGCCGGGCGTGGGGCAGACGCTGGTGATGGCGGGGGTGGTGTGCGCGGCGCTCTCGTCGTTTCTGGGCGCGGTGAACTACGTGGTGACGGTGGTGCGGTGCCGGGCGCCAGGGATGGAGTGGAAGCGGCTGCCGCTGACGGTGTGGGGGCTGTTCTTCACGTCGGTGCTGAACCTGCTGTTCATCCCGGTGGTGGCGGCGGCCACGGGGATGCTGTTGATGGACCGGCTGGCGGGCACGCGGTTCTTCCTCGAGGGCGCGGCGCTGACGCCGGGCACCGGGGGTGACCCGATGCTCTACCAGCACCTGTTCTGGCTGTTCGGGCACCCCGAGGTCTACATCCTCATCCTGCCGGGCTGGGGGATGATCGGAGACATGGTGGCCTTCTTCAGCCGGAGGCCGGCGCACGGGTACCGGGGTACGGTGCTGGCGATGGGCGTCATCTCCTCGCTGTCCGGGCTGGTGTACGCGCACCACCTCTTCACGAGCGGGCTGTCGCCGATGCTGGGGCGGGCGTTCAGCACGCTGACGATGATCATCTCGCTGCCGTCCACGGTGCTGTTCCTGAACTGGCTGGCGACGCTGTTCCGCGGGAGCGTGCGGCTGACGGCGCCGCTGCTGGCAGCGGTGAGCGCCATGGTGGTGTTCGGGCTGGGAGGGATTACGGGGCTGGCGCTGGGGACGGTGGCCACGGACATTCCGCTGCACGGGACGATGTGGGTGGTGGGGCACTTCCACCTGACGATGGGGGCGGCGAGCTTCCTGGCGGTGTTCGCGGGGCTGTACTTCTGGTTCCCGAAGATGTTCGGGCGGACGCTGCACGCGGGGCTGTCGAGGGCGCACGTGCTGCTGAGCGCGGTGCTGTTCCTGGCGGTGTTCGGCGGGCAGCTGATGACGGGGTACGCGGGGCAGCTGCGGCGGTTGTATGACCCGTACCAGTACACGTTCCTGAAGCACCTGCTGGAGCTGAACCAGTGGACGAGCTTCGCGGCGTTCGCGCTGGGGCTGACGCAGCTGCTGTTCGTGGTGAACCTGGTGTGGACGCTGCGCAAGGGGCCGGCGGCGGATGCGAACCCGTGGCAGGTGGGGACGCTCGAGTGGACGTGCGCGCCGAGCCCGCCGCCGGTGGACAACTACCCGCAGGTGCCGGTGGTGGTGCGCGGGCCGTATGCGCTCTCGCAGCCGGAGGTGATGGATCGGCTGGGGCGCGATTGGATTGGCCAGGCGGAGGTGCTGCCGGGAGAGGCGGCGCCCGCGGCGGAGGGTGAAGCCGCGCAGCCGGGACCGGTGCAGAGCGTGGGAGGGACGGCATGA
- a CDS encoding cytochrome c oxidase subunit II — protein sequence MDASLLAPPENVSAHSHPIDALLALSHRFDLILSVLMLGVLVGFLWHFRGARKVAPDAGTMRSRAFVMVAALTIFGVVDGTLFARSLGYLNDVLWNFEVPEKSPDTVRVEVNARQWAWEVRYAGEDGRFNTADDVLTWSELRVPVGAPVWVQLASSDVVHGFSLPNLRVKLDAIPGRVNQTWFQTAREGTWEVACYQHCGTSHYKMRGTLTVMSPEAYATWLREAGKQAGQAYDAQDTAAHWGWEWRPAP from the coding sequence ATGGACGCCTCGCTGCTGGCGCCTCCGGAGAACGTGAGCGCGCACAGCCATCCCATCGATGCGTTGCTGGCGCTGAGCCACCGCTTCGATCTGATCCTGTCGGTGTTGATGCTGGGCGTGCTGGTGGGGTTCCTGTGGCACTTCCGAGGGGCTCGGAAGGTGGCGCCGGATGCGGGGACGATGCGGAGCCGGGCCTTCGTGATGGTGGCGGCGCTGACCATCTTCGGGGTGGTGGACGGGACGCTGTTCGCGCGCTCGCTGGGGTACCTGAACGACGTGCTGTGGAACTTCGAGGTGCCGGAGAAGAGCCCGGACACGGTGCGCGTGGAGGTGAACGCGCGGCAGTGGGCCTGGGAGGTGCGGTACGCGGGCGAGGATGGGCGCTTCAACACGGCGGATGACGTGCTGACGTGGAGCGAGCTGCGGGTGCCGGTGGGCGCGCCGGTGTGGGTGCAGCTGGCGTCCTCGGACGTGGTGCATGGGTTCTCGCTGCCGAACCTGCGGGTGAAGCTGGATGCGATCCCGGGCCGGGTGAACCAGACGTGGTTCCAGACGGCGCGCGAGGGCACGTGGGAAGTGGCCTGCTACCAGCACTGCGGCACGAGCCACTACAAGATGCGGGGCACGCTCACGGTCATGTCCCCGGAGGCGTACGCCACGTGGCTGCGCGAGGCGGGGAAGCAGGCGGGGCAGGCGTATGACGCGCAGGACACGGCCGCGCACTGGGGCTGGGAGTGGAGGCCCGCGCCATGA
- a CDS encoding Fis family transcriptional regulator — protein MLIPRGYREEELVSNRAALLLYGGTEEERRSWAVEAAHHFEHEGELLEVRQSAELVEALKRPRGVVFVPDVVKLGLEAQSHILRCLLRQEERPKLVLGMTGTAESALERGTLREDLHYRLNQAQVDLGTAGLRETLKKRWAALAERRAAKEAAKREAAEQERQAAMVRKPGTVTRLTPQQRKVQAPGKTATRKASSRR, from the coding sequence GTGTTGATACCCCGCGGATATCGCGAAGAGGAGCTCGTCTCCAACCGCGCAGCGCTGTTGCTCTACGGCGGGACGGAGGAAGAGCGGCGCTCGTGGGCCGTCGAGGCGGCGCACCACTTTGAGCACGAGGGTGAGCTGCTCGAGGTCCGCCAGTCGGCGGAGCTGGTGGAAGCGCTGAAGCGGCCGCGAGGCGTGGTGTTCGTGCCGGACGTGGTGAAGCTGGGGCTGGAGGCGCAGAGCCACATCCTCCGCTGCCTGCTGCGGCAGGAGGAGCGGCCCAAGCTGGTGCTGGGCATGACGGGCACGGCCGAGTCGGCGCTGGAGCGCGGCACGCTGCGCGAGGATCTGCACTACCGGCTCAACCAGGCGCAGGTGGACCTGGGCACGGCCGGACTTCGCGAGACGCTGAAGAAGCGCTGGGCTGCCCTCGCCGAGCGGCGCGCGGCGAAGGAGGCCGCTAAGCGCGAGGCCGCCGAGCAGGAACGGCAGGCCGCCATGGTGCGCAAGCCCGGCACGGTGACGCGGCTCACCCCACAGCAGCGCAAGGTCCAGGCTCCCGGCAAGACTGCCACGCGCAAGGCCAGCAGTCGCAGGTAG